In the genome of Hyphomicrobium sp. CS1GBMeth3, the window CGCTCCTGTTCCACCAGTCCGGCGGATGCTGCGACGGCAGCGCGCCCATGTGCTATCCGCGCGGAGAGTTCCGCGTCGGCGCGCAGGACGTCTATCTCGGCGAGATCGGCGGACAACCGTTCTACATGGGCGCGTCGCAGTTCGATTACTGGCAGCACACGCACCTGATCATCGACGTGGTGCCGGGACGCGGGTCGGGCTTCTCGCTCGAAGCGCCCGAGGGCGTGCGCTTCCTCACCCGCTCGCGCGTTTATACCGACGATGAGTACGCCGAGCTCGACAGGCTCGGCCCGCCGCCGACTGGCGCCGAGCACGCGCCGGCGGTTTAGGCTGGGGTCTCGCCCTCACGCAAGAGTTGCCCTTACTATTCCGTCTGATACCCTTTGGTCAGATTAGAGATAATCCGACCTCGGGGGAGGATGATGGGGGACGCTTTCGATCATTTT includes:
- a CDS encoding DUF779 domain-containing protein — encoded protein: MVERVTATPAALEMIDKLAAQHGPLLFHQSGGCCDGSAPMCYPRGEFRVGAQDVYLGEIGGQPFYMGASQFDYWQHTHLIIDVVPGRGSGFSLEAPEGVRFLTRSRVYTDDEYAELDRLGPPPTGAEHAPAV